In a single window of the Necator americanus strain Aroian chromosome X, whole genome shotgun sequence genome:
- a CDS encoding hypothetical protein (NECATOR_CHRX.G21986.T1), producing the protein MSQVLFVYLLLNSLLTFASARHPEYPYDDVDSDDEHHNPIKLASKHLDPENTLILRQGKPLMVECVYGRDDIADISDLQWHKKGASKIIDGSSSSSIFTTGLLEHGTRHKKKNLHFTAIHKRDEGTYECRARNLAGNVYSRNVKVIVLNEIRWNDESHSAGALLGEPLTIDCGVNDDDDEHQITITDNEGEILDGNMFTIAGKEVTVERLTKEYDGKKISCVHIESYGKDELPIIDRREVNIDVWYKPEFEKLSVDQYTIVDDKSREVELICPVAASNPPAILFTFYRGGNELNDPTKYDLSMDKDHKKATLKIFNVDEDDLDEYRCEVNNGKAKNTMTIHLKETNPPSEPKVTLYNVKKHTITWKIENKEEEGELPIKVVEIDYMRKSIVDEKLEEDADSISDTFWNEHGIKHKRPKSSSGLYQITGLLQASEYIFKIRQFSEAGEGPAVILRATTNEDISIKQELSSSRSVSSWSLILVTILITLNLNY; encoded by the exons ATGAGTCAAGTACTATTCGTCTATCTGTTGCTGAATAGTCTTCTCACGTTTGCCTCTgcaa GACATCCAGAATATCCCTATGACGACGTTGATTCTGATGATGAACACCATAATCCAATCAAATTGGCTTCAAAACACTTAGATCCAGAAAACACATTGATTTTACGACAAG GAAAACCACTTATGGTTGAATGTGTTTACGGAAGGGATGATATCGCTGATATTTCTGATCTTCAATGGCATAAAAAAGGTGCTAGTAAAATTATTGACGGAAGTAGTTCGTCCAG TATATTCACTACTGGTCTCTTGGAGCATGGCACAcgacataaaaagaaaaatttacacTTCACTGCAATTCATAAACGAGATGAGGGAACATATGAGTGTCGTGCACGAAATCTTGCTGGAAACGTCTATTcaagaaatgtgaaagttATAGTTTTAA ACGAGATTCGATGGAATGACGAATCGCACTCGGCCGGAGCACTCCTTGGTGAACCTTTAACAATTGACTGTGGTGTgaacgatgatgatgatgaacaTCAAATAACAATAACGGATAATGAGGGTGAAATACTTGACG GGAACATGTTCACGATTGCTGGAAAAGAAGTGACCGTTGAACGTCTTACAAAGGAATATGACGGAAAG aaaattagcTGTGTTCATATTGAATCCTATGGCAAGGATGAACTTCCTATTATCGACAGGCGTGAAGTGAATATCGATGTGTGGT ATAAACccgaatttgaaaaattatcagTTGATCAGTACACCATTGTTGATGACAAATCTCGTGAG GTGGAACTAATTTGTCCGGTTGCTGCTTCGAATCCTCCTGCaattctcttcactttttatcGTGGCGGCAACGAATTGAATGATCCAACAAAATACGATCTTTCCATGGATAAAGATCACAAAAAAGCAACGTTAAAG ATATTCAACGTAGACGAAGACGACTTGGACGAATACCGATGTGAGGTCAACAATGGAAAAGCCAAAAATACAATGACTATTCATCTAAAAGAAACCA ATCCCCCATCCGAGCCAAAAGTTACACTATATAACGTAAAGAAACATACGATCACgtggaaaatcgaaaataaagaG GAAGAGGGTGAGCTACCAATAAAAGTGGTTGAAATCGACTATATGAGGAAATCTATTGTCGATGAAAAGCTCgag GAAGACGCGGATAGCATAAGCGACACTTTTTGGAATGAGCATGGAATCAAACACAAACGGCCTAAAA GTTCCTCTGGACTGTACCAAATCACGGGACTTCTGCAAGCATctgaatatattttcaaaattcgacAATTTAGTGAAGCAGGAGAAG
- a CDS encoding hypothetical protein (NECATOR_CHRX.G21987.T2), with product MQPVRIDAFQYRCYRIAICDDDAWRSASLADYRSVGRPYDQSYAPTTGTPSTMSIDEQRVKRFFRGEKRKAEKAVNVAKKDIKRTVNDVENVFRPPWYRRMWDRIKRPFTRRQ from the exons ATGCAACCTGTACGGATTGATGCCTTCCAGTATAGATGCTATCGTATTGCCATATGTGATGATGATGCTTGGCGAAGCGCAAGTTTGGCTGATTACCGGTCGGTGGGTCGGCCTTACGACCAGTCCTATGCTCCCACCACTGGAACCCCCTCAACTATGTCAATCG ATGAACAACGtgttaaaagattttttcgtggagaaaAGCGAAAAGCGGAAAAGGCCGTAA atGTGGCAAAAAAAGATATCAAAAGGACCGTGAATGAtgtagaaaatgtttttcgaCCGCCTTGGTATAGACGAATGTGGG ATCGGATAAAACGCCCGTTCACAAGACGACAATGA
- a CDS encoding hypothetical protein (NECATOR_CHRX.G21987.T1), translating to MTSTSHSEVDGTTETCIIDLARRLISSQSGKNLVSSFETRTTSQQVHNDTFYLPVYLCETVQLFSSRMQPVRIDAFQYRCYRIAICDDDAWRSASLADYRSVGRPYDQSYAPTTGTPSTMSIDEQRVKRFFRGEKRKAEKAVNVAKKDIKRTVNDVENVFRPPWYRRMWDRIKRPFTRRQ from the exons ATGACTAGCACATCACATAGCGAGGTCGACGGCACTACAGAGACATGCATCATCGATCTGGCTCGAAGATTGATCTCCAGCCAATCTGGCAAGAATCTTGTCTCTTCCTTCGAGACTCGAACGACCAGCCAGC AGGTACACAATGACACATTTTACCTACCGGTCTACCTATGTGAAACTGTACAGTTGTTCTCATCAAGAATGCAACCTGTACGGATTGATGCCTTCCAGTATAGATGCTATCGTATTGCCATATGTGATGATGATGCTTGGCGAAGCGCAAGTTTGGCTGATTACCGGTCGGTGGGTCGGCCTTACGACCAGTCCTATGCTCCCACCACTGGAACCCCCTCAACTATGTCAATCG ATGAACAACGtgttaaaagattttttcgtggagaaaAGCGAAAAGCGGAAAAGGCCGTAA atGTGGCAAAAAAAGATATCAAAAGGACCGTGAATGAtgtagaaaatgtttttcgaCCGCCTTGGTATAGACGAATGTGGG ATCGGATAAAACGCCCGTTCACAAGACGACAATGA
- a CDS encoding hypothetical protein (NECATOR_CHRX.G21988.T1), protein MFSNQESASHSPPPLSATLGSDTFHLRDDEIQAIQGNTDGRHPTPAVQAASGTGETVIGPLIAAGMAAPEHLAVVTIATETDVFFAFTTCFSHACSIYIRNVNQFMPHVLCPRSTNPIFDAKGEGIWSGVE, encoded by the coding sequence ATGTTCTCGAATCAGGAGTCAGCGTCGCATTCACCTCCACCCTTATCGGCGACGCTAGGCTCCGACACATTCCATCTCCGAGATGATGAAATTCAGGCAATACAAGGCAATACCGATGGCCGGCATCCAACACCGGCAGTGCAGGCGGCTTCCGGCACCGGAGAGACAGTCATTGGTCCCCTCATAGCGGCTGGCATGGCCGCTCCAGAACATCTCGCGGTAGTCACCATCGCCACGGAAACGGACGTGTTTTTTGCCTTCACCACGTGCTTCTCCCACGCCTGCTCCATTTACATTAGGAATGTAAACCAATTTATGCCCCATGTACTATGCCCGCGTTCTACCAATCCTATCTTTGACGCCAAGGGAGAAGGCATTTGGAGCGGCGTCGAGTAA
- a CDS encoding hypothetical protein (NECATOR_CHRX.G21989.T1), whose translation MPGAHVEHPSHRTPAEQGPIRDAWDDDTEGRIGSLNLSKPRPAIRVKGFSLLSFLDSRATSAARLLLLHQAYTRRARKPIQLPPLLVTPSHCGCEHPYFFRIHDFVNLKRRWCPISHPSPFGSSYDSEARRPKVTGQSSSPWRFGSLIYHLPEER comes from the coding sequence ATGCCTGGAGCACACGTGGAGCACCCTAGCCACCGCACACCTGCAGAACAAGGACCGATCAGGGACGCTTGGGACGACGACACCGAGGGCCGCATCGGTAGCCTGAACCTCTCAAAACCCAGGCCAGCTATCAGAGTTAAGGGTTTCTCCTTGCTTTCCTTCCTTGACTCGAGAGCTACTTCTGCTGCGCGACTCTTACTGCTCCATCAAGCCTACACccgccgcgctcggaagcccATCCAACTCCCTCCGTTACTCGTGACACCCTCTCACTGCGGCTGTGAACATCCGTACTTCTTCCGGATACATGACTTCGTCAACCTGAAACGGCGATGGTGCCCAATCTCTCATCCCTCCCCATTCGGCTCGAGTTACGACTCTGAGGCACGTCGTCCGAAAGTGACTGGTCAATCCAGCAGCCCGTGGAGATTTGGATCATTGATTTATCATCTGCCGGAGGAACGATAA